In the Parashewanella tropica genome, CAGTATGGACATCCAACACGACAATGGAACCTGAAGTGGCTTGATTATATTCAGTAGCTTTTTTTAATTCTCGATAAGCCAAGGCCTGAATACGTTGATCGACGCTTAATACTAAATCATTGGGCTGTTCACCCTCTTCAATCACACCTAAACGTTCAACCACATGACCATCACGAGACTTACGCACTTGTTCTTTAGATGGCTTACCTGTCAACCATGAGTTATAAGCGTGCTCGATACCTTCAATGCCAACATCATCAATATTGGTGATCCCCACCAATTGAGCAATGGTCTCCCCTGCGGGATAATAACGACGCGACTCCGCTTTTAGGTAAACCCCTTTCAAGCGTAATTTTTTAATATATTCGGCGACAGCTGGCGTCACTTGACGCTTTAAATACACAAATCGACGTTTGGGATTAATCGTAACTCGCTTCAGTAGTTTTTCTTCTTGAAGCTGCAATACATCAGCTAAAGCTTGCCAACGGCGTCTATCATCAACGCTTTTATTATCGTAGATAACTTTTGGATCGGCCCAAACCGCTCTAACAGGCACACTAACCGCCAACATTTCACCGTTGCGATCGGTGATCAATCCTCGCTGCACTTCAGTACTCGTCGTCCGAAGCGTTCTCATATCACTTTCACGGCGTAACTTTTCAGGTTCAACGACTTGAATGTAGGCCGCACGCGCCACCAAACTCACAAAAAACAGACATACAAACCCAATGACCACATGCAAACGCCAGTGGATCACTTCAGGTTGTTTCTGCTTTGTTGCTCTACTCATGGTAATTTTACTACCACCTCTTCATTAGGTAATGGTCTTTTCATGTGTAATTTTTTGGTCGCTATTCGGATTATGCGACTATGCTCAGTTTGCGACTGCTCTTCTAGTAGCAGGTTCCGCCACTCCACGTCCAGTTGATCTCGTTGCTGCAAAAGCCCGTCCCATTCACTGGTCAGCTTGCGGCTGGCATAACTGTAATAAACCACAGCTACGGCATTTAAAATCACAAACAGCATCAGGAGTAAAACCCATTTATGATTCCATAAATCTTGGAGAATGATTTTGGGTAAACTTAGCGGTCCCTTAGCCATCGTTGCTCCTAGTAAGGTAAGCGTTCAGCCACACGTAATACTGAACTTCGAGCTCGAGGGTTAAGTTCTAACTCCTCTGCTGAGGGCTTCAATGCCTTACCAATCGCCTTTAATTTGCGATTTTTATTTAACTCAGCCTCTGATACAGGTAACCCATACGGCACTTCAGCTGCTTGGCTGTGTCTGCGTATAAAGCGTTTTACCATCCGATCTTCTAAAGAGTGAAAACTAATCACGGACAATCGCCCCTCAGGTGCAAGCACTGTTAATGCGCCTTCTAAGGCTTGATCTATTTGCTCTAACTCACTGTTTATGTATATGCGTATCGCCTGAAACACTCGTGTTGCCGGATGCTTGTTCTTCTCTTTTTTCTTAGTGATCCGATAAATCAAATCCGCGAGTTCTTTTGTACGTGTAAAGGGCGTTTTTTCGCGATCGGCCGCAATGCATCGAGCAATATGTCGCGCATTTTTTTCCTCGCCATAAGTCTTAAACACCCAAGCCATATCTTCGAGTTCAGCTCTTGCTAACCACTGTGCTGCCGTTTCACCTTGGCTATTGTCCATGCGCATATCCAATGGACCATCACGTAAAAAACTAAAGCCTCTTTCAGCATCATCAAGCTGTGGAGACGACACGCCAAGATCTAATAACACACCGTCTATTTTCCCAACTAACCCTTTAGCTTCGATATAGTCAGCTAACTGCCCAAAACCACCATGAACGATCTCGAATCTTGGATCATCTTGGTATTTTTCAGCGGCTTTAATTGCTTGTGGATCACGGTCAATCGCAATCAACCGTCCA is a window encoding:
- the ftsL gene encoding cell division protein FtsL, with the translated sequence MAKGPLSLPKIILQDLWNHKWVLLLMLFVILNAVAVVYYSYASRKLTSEWDGLLQQRDQLDVEWRNLLLEEQSQTEHSRIIRIATKKLHMKRPLPNEEVVVKLP
- the rsmH gene encoding 16S rRNA (cytosine(1402)-N(4))-methyltransferase RsmH, which codes for MTEVFAHVSVLLQETVDGLSIKPDGIYIDGTFGRGGHSGLVLSALGQHGRLIAIDRDPQAIKAAEKYQDDPRFEIVHGGFGQLADYIEAKGLVGKIDGVLLDLGVSSPQLDDAERGFSFLRDGPLDMRMDNSQGETAAQWLARAELEDMAWVFKTYGEEKNARHIARCIAADREKTPFTRTKELADLIYRITKKKEKNKHPATRVFQAIRIYINSELEQIDQALEGALTVLAPEGRLSVISFHSLEDRMVKRFIRRHSQAAEVPYGLPVSEAELNKNRKLKAIGKALKPSAEELELNPRARSSVLRVAERLPY